Proteins co-encoded in one Seriola aureovittata isolate HTS-2021-v1 ecotype China chromosome 1, ASM2101889v1, whole genome shotgun sequence genomic window:
- the zgc:162297 gene encoding uncharacterized protein F13E9.13, mitochondrial isoform X3, translating into MKFLELFGRLKSVVIGMIHVKALPGTPLGRMKMSQIIEEACREASVYRDAGIDGLIIENMHDIPYSFSVGPEVCACMTAVCSAVRGLDFIRAEGFVFSHVADEGLLNACAGDLLRYRRQIGAEHVQIFTDIKKKHSSHALTSDVSIEETARAAEFFLSDGLVITGAATGAEADPRELTEVSQSVRIPVLIGSGVTYDNVERYLDASGMIIGSHFKQGGHWANTLDPEQVKRFMGKIHNLRK; encoded by the exons atGAAGTTTTTGGAGCTTTTTGGGCGCTTAAAATCCGTGGTTATTGGGATGATTCACGTTAAAGCTTTACCAG GTACCCCTCTGGGTCGTATGAAAATGTCCCAGATAATTGAAGAAGCATGCAGGGAGGCCTCAGTCTACCGTGATGCAGGAATT GATGGTTTGATCATTGAGAACATGCATGATATCCCTTACTCGTTCTCTGTGGGCCCTGAGGTGTGTGCCTGTATGACTGCAGTATGCTCTGCTGTGAGAG GTCTGGATTTCATCAGGGCTGAgggttttgtcttttctcacgTGGCTGATGAGGGACTCCTGAACGCCTGTGCCGGAGACTTGCTAAGATATCGCAGACAGATTGGAGCTGAACATGTGCAGATCTTCACTGACATCAAAAAGAAGCACAG cTCCCATGCCCTGACGTCAGATGTGAGCATTGAAGAGACAGCCCGTGCTGCGGAGTTCTTCCTCTCAGACGGACTCGTCATCACAGGAGCGGCGACTGGTGCGGAGGCTGACCCGAGGGAGCTCACAG aGGTTTCCCAGTCTGTGAGAATCCCTGTGCTGATTGGTTCAGGAGTGACCTACGACAACGTCGAACGCTACCTTGATGCAAGTGGAATGATCATCGGTTCACATTTCAAGCAGGGCGGCCACTGGGCCAACACACTTGACCCGGAGCAGGTGAAGAGGTTCATGGGAAAGATACACAACCTTCGAAAATGA
- the zgc:162297 gene encoding uncharacterized protein F13E9.13, mitochondrial isoform X4: protein MKMSQIIEEACREASVYRDAGIDGLIIENMHDIPYSFSVGPEVCACMTAVCSAVRGICPALPLGVQILSAANQQALAVALGSGLDFIRAEGFVFSHVADEGLLNACAGDLLRYRRQIGAEHVQIFTDIKKKHSSHALTSDVSIEETARAAEFFLSDGLVITGAATGAEADPRELTEVSQSVRIPVLIGSGVTYDNVERYLDASGMIIGSHFKQGGHWANTLDPEQVKRFMGKIHNLRK from the exons ATGAAAATGTCCCAGATAATTGAAGAAGCATGCAGGGAGGCCTCAGTCTACCGTGATGCAGGAATT GATGGTTTGATCATTGAGAACATGCATGATATCCCTTACTCGTTCTCTGTGGGCCCTGAGGTGTGTGCCTGTATGACTGCAGTATGCTCTGCTGTGAGAGGTATCTGTCCGGCCCTGCCACTCGGCGTGCAAATACTGTCCGCTGCTAACCAGCAGGCTCTGGCTGTAGCTCTGGGTTCAG GTCTGGATTTCATCAGGGCTGAgggttttgtcttttctcacgTGGCTGATGAGGGACTCCTGAACGCCTGTGCCGGAGACTTGCTAAGATATCGCAGACAGATTGGAGCTGAACATGTGCAGATCTTCACTGACATCAAAAAGAAGCACAG cTCCCATGCCCTGACGTCAGATGTGAGCATTGAAGAGACAGCCCGTGCTGCGGAGTTCTTCCTCTCAGACGGACTCGTCATCACAGGAGCGGCGACTGGTGCGGAGGCTGACCCGAGGGAGCTCACAG aGGTTTCCCAGTCTGTGAGAATCCCTGTGCTGATTGGTTCAGGAGTGACCTACGACAACGTCGAACGCTACCTTGATGCAAGTGGAATGATCATCGGTTCACATTTCAAGCAGGGCGGCCACTGGGCCAACACACTTGACCCGGAGCAGGTGAAGAGGTTCATGGGAAAGATACACAACCTTCGAAAATGA
- the si:ch211-260e23.9 gene encoding tumor protein p53-inducible nuclear protein 2, producing the protein MIGKILSQLLGNAGEDFEAADDTYEELMEFEEGGWVIVNLPDNGPLSAPEVDPLENLLIEHPSMSVYQMRCRMSGAEEEEEELSFDEDEENTSRPVAVRQHISWRLAAWGIPLPCNVQLLAVQRARTQAERKRLSRSSLHRQNLAKLRFSPAEKRYGFFKQPCQRLYNY; encoded by the exons ATGATCGGAAAGATTCTTTCTCAGCTGCTTGGGAACGCCGGTGAGGACTTTGAGGCTGCAGATGACACCTACGAGGAGCTGATGGAGTTTGAGGAGGGAGGATGGGTCATTGTCAATCTCCCAG ACAACGGGCCGCTGTCAGCCCCTGAGGTGGACCCCCTGGAGAACCTGCTGATTGAGCACCCCAGCATGTCTGTTTACCAGATGAGATGCAGGATGAGtggagcggaggaggaggaggaggagctaagctttgatgaagatgaagagaacaCTTCCAG GCCGGTGGCAGTGAGGCAGCACATATCTTGGCGCCTGGCTGCCTGGGGAATCCCCCTGCCCTGCAACGTGCAGCTGCTGGCCGTCCAGAGGGCCAGGACCCAGGCCGAGAGGAAGAGGCTGAGCCGCAGCTCTCTCCACAGGCAGAACCTGGCTAAGCTGCGATTCTCCCCCGCAGAGAAGCGCTACGGCTTCTTCAAGCAGCCCTGCCAGCGTCTCTACAACTACTGA
- the zgc:162297 gene encoding uncharacterized protein F13E9.13, mitochondrial isoform X1, producing the protein MKFLELFGRLKSVVIGMIHVKALPGTPLGRMKMSQIIEEACREASVYRDAGIDGLIIENMHDIPYSFSVGPEVCACMTAVCSAVRGICPALPLGVQILSAANQQALAVALGSGLDFIRAEGFVFSHVADEGLLNACAGDLLRYRRQIGAEHVQIFTDIKKKHSSHALTSDVSIEETARAAEFFLSDGLVITGAATGAEADPRELTEVSQSVRIPVLIGSGVTYDNVERYLDASGMIIGSHFKQGGHWANTLDPEQVKRFMGKIHNLRK; encoded by the exons atGAAGTTTTTGGAGCTTTTTGGGCGCTTAAAATCCGTGGTTATTGGGATGATTCACGTTAAAGCTTTACCAG GTACCCCTCTGGGTCGTATGAAAATGTCCCAGATAATTGAAGAAGCATGCAGGGAGGCCTCAGTCTACCGTGATGCAGGAATT GATGGTTTGATCATTGAGAACATGCATGATATCCCTTACTCGTTCTCTGTGGGCCCTGAGGTGTGTGCCTGTATGACTGCAGTATGCTCTGCTGTGAGAGGTATCTGTCCGGCCCTGCCACTCGGCGTGCAAATACTGTCCGCTGCTAACCAGCAGGCTCTGGCTGTAGCTCTGGGTTCAG GTCTGGATTTCATCAGGGCTGAgggttttgtcttttctcacgTGGCTGATGAGGGACTCCTGAACGCCTGTGCCGGAGACTTGCTAAGATATCGCAGACAGATTGGAGCTGAACATGTGCAGATCTTCACTGACATCAAAAAGAAGCACAG cTCCCATGCCCTGACGTCAGATGTGAGCATTGAAGAGACAGCCCGTGCTGCGGAGTTCTTCCTCTCAGACGGACTCGTCATCACAGGAGCGGCGACTGGTGCGGAGGCTGACCCGAGGGAGCTCACAG aGGTTTCCCAGTCTGTGAGAATCCCTGTGCTGATTGGTTCAGGAGTGACCTACGACAACGTCGAACGCTACCTTGATGCAAGTGGAATGATCATCGGTTCACATTTCAAGCAGGGCGGCCACTGGGCCAACACACTTGACCCGGAGCAGGTGAAGAGGTTCATGGGAAAGATACACAACCTTCGAAAATGA
- the zgc:162297 gene encoding uncharacterized protein F13E9.13, mitochondrial isoform X2 yields the protein MKWKNSCTPLGRMKMSQIIEEACREASVYRDAGIDGLIIENMHDIPYSFSVGPEVCACMTAVCSAVRGICPALPLGVQILSAANQQALAVALGSGLDFIRAEGFVFSHVADEGLLNACAGDLLRYRRQIGAEHVQIFTDIKKKHSSHALTSDVSIEETARAAEFFLSDGLVITGAATGAEADPRELTEVSQSVRIPVLIGSGVTYDNVERYLDASGMIIGSHFKQGGHWANTLDPEQVKRFMGKIHNLRK from the exons atgaaatggaaaaactcat GTACCCCTCTGGGTCGTATGAAAATGTCCCAGATAATTGAAGAAGCATGCAGGGAGGCCTCAGTCTACCGTGATGCAGGAATT GATGGTTTGATCATTGAGAACATGCATGATATCCCTTACTCGTTCTCTGTGGGCCCTGAGGTGTGTGCCTGTATGACTGCAGTATGCTCTGCTGTGAGAGGTATCTGTCCGGCCCTGCCACTCGGCGTGCAAATACTGTCCGCTGCTAACCAGCAGGCTCTGGCTGTAGCTCTGGGTTCAG GTCTGGATTTCATCAGGGCTGAgggttttgtcttttctcacgTGGCTGATGAGGGACTCCTGAACGCCTGTGCCGGAGACTTGCTAAGATATCGCAGACAGATTGGAGCTGAACATGTGCAGATCTTCACTGACATCAAAAAGAAGCACAG cTCCCATGCCCTGACGTCAGATGTGAGCATTGAAGAGACAGCCCGTGCTGCGGAGTTCTTCCTCTCAGACGGACTCGTCATCACAGGAGCGGCGACTGGTGCGGAGGCTGACCCGAGGGAGCTCACAG aGGTTTCCCAGTCTGTGAGAATCCCTGTGCTGATTGGTTCAGGAGTGACCTACGACAACGTCGAACGCTACCTTGATGCAAGTGGAATGATCATCGGTTCACATTTCAAGCAGGGCGGCCACTGGGCCAACACACTTGACCCGGAGCAGGTGAAGAGGTTCATGGGAAAGATACACAACCTTCGAAAATGA
- the ccne1 gene encoding G1/S-specific cyclin-E1, which translates to MRGKREDTEPKSVAPEAPKENTARPRKRKADVAIYLQDLDDDEEVAEMTRKKQRDCELVWSPGTGYKSPHRWIPTPDHEEDQPVALINAGFPHYNFNNIFVTPVHCAPLPALCWASKDVVWSNMLEKDKTYTRDVHVMEKHPHLQPKMRAILLDWLMEVSEVYKLHRETYHLAQDYFDRFMATQRNVFKSTLQLIGITCLFIAAKVEEMYPPKVHQFAYVTDEACTEDEILSMEIIIMKELKWSLSPQTPISWLNVYMQVAYLKETDDLLIPRYPQTTFSQISELLDLCMLDVHCLEFSNGTLAASALFHFSSLELVENVSALKWVEVEECVRWMVPFAMALREVGGLPMKTFPGIPADDMHNIQSHAPYLTWLDKAYSYQDVELECHGRCSVPSGVLTPPLSSEKTEELARVDSTKLKVIPRMHAASPQRSLPK; encoded by the exons ATGAGAGGAAAACG GGAAGACACAGAACCGAAGTCTGTTGCTCCTGAGGCGcccaaagaaaacacagcacgACCGAGAAAGAGGAAGGCAGATGTTGCTATT tatttacaagatctggatgatgatgaggaggtaGCAGAGATGACGAGGAAGAAGCAGCGTGACTGTGAG CTGGTCTGGAGTCCTGGTACTGGTTACAAGAGTCCACACAGGTGGATTCCCACGCCTGATCACGAAGAGGACCAACCTGTTGCTCTGATAAATGCAGGCTTCCCCCACTACAACTTTAACAACATATTTGTCACCCCCGTGCATTGTGCCCCACTCCCTGCGCTGTG CTGGGCCAGTAAGGATGTGGTGTGGAGCAACATGTTGGAGAAGGATAAGACCTACACCAGAGATGTGCATGTGATGGAGAAGCATCCTCATCTTCAGCCCAAGATGAGAGCAATTCTCCTGGACTGGCTCATGGAG GTGAGTGAGGTGTACAAGCTGCACAGGGAGACGTACCACCTCGCTCAGGACTACTTTGACCGCTTCATGGCCACACAGAGAAACGTCTTCAAATCAACACTGCAGCTCATAGGCATCACCTGTCTCTTCATCGCTGCCAAAGTCGAG GAGATGTATCCTCCCAAGGTCCACCAGTTTGCCTACGTTACAGACGAGGCCTGCACGGAAGATGAGATTCTCAGTATGGAAATCATTATTATGAAG GAGCTGAAGTGGAGTCTCAGTCCACAGACTCCCATCTCCTGGCTCAATGTTTACATGCAGGTGGCCTACCTGAAAGAGACAGATGACCTGCTCATCCCCAGATACCCCCAGACTACCTTCTCACAGAtatcagag TTGTTGGATCTCTGTATGCTAGATGTGCATTGCCTTGAGTTTTCCAATGGTACCCTGGCTGCTTCAGCCCTGTTTCACTTCTCCTCCTTGGAGCTGGTGGAAAACGTTTCAg CCCTGAAGTGGGTGGAGGTAGAGGAGTGTGTAAGGTGGATGGTGCCTTTTGCCATGGCTCTGCGGGAGGTTGGCGGGTTGCCCATGAAAACATTCCCAGGAATCCCTGCGGATGACATGCACAACATCCAGTCCCATGCCCCTTATCTGACATGGCTG GACAAGGCCTACTCTTACCAGGATGTGGAGTTGGAGTGTCACGGCCGGTGCTCTGTCCCTTCAGGCGTCCTGACTCCACCTCTGAGCAGTGAGAAAACTGAAGAGCTGGCTCGAGTGGACAGCACAAAACTGAAAGTTATACCAAGGATGCACGCGGCATCTCCACAGCGGTCCCTTCCAAAGTAG